Sequence from the Clostridium botulinum genome:
TTAATTCAAATACATTATCTAATATAGGGGAAAATATCATCTCTAATGAAATTAATTATTATAAAGACATACTAAATTCATTAACTGAATCAAATGAATTTATAGATATTAATAAAGAATATGATTCTTTAAGAAAAGAATTTAAATTATTAAATCAATCTGATGAAAACATATTAAACATATATTTTGCAAATACTGATGGTAAAATAGTTCAATTATTAGATAATGAAATACCGGCAAACTTTGATCCACGAGAAAGTGAGTGGTATAAAAAAGCTGAAGAAAATAAAAATGAATATTTACTTCAAAATCCATATGTAGATATAATAACGAATAAAAATGTTATAACAATATCAAAAGGTGTTGTGAATGGAGATTTTAAAGGAGCAATAGCAATAGATATAGATTTAGGATCTTTGTCACAAGCATTGTCTAATATAAAATATGGACAAAAAGGGGATACTGTGGTTACGGATTTAACAGGAAAAATAGTATCATCTATTGATCCAAATAAAATCGGTACAGATGAACCACTTGAATATAGTACTTGGGACTATATAAGTAAGAATGATAATGGATTAATAACAATAGAACATAATAAGAAAACTTATAAAGCATATTTTATGACATCACAAGAAACTGGATGGAAAATAATAGTTAGAGTGCCTAATGAGGAATTTAGGGAAACAGAAAGATTCTTTATTTTATTAATTGGTATTGCTATAACAATATTAATAATAATTATTTCTGTATTTTGTTTGAAAATTTCAAAGAGTATTGGCGGAAATATTAAGAAGATAAGAGAAGGTCTTGATAAAGCAGCAAATGGTGATTTTAGAGAAGAAATAGTTATAAGTACTAATGATGAATTTTCCATATTAGCTCAAAGTTTTAACGATATGAAGAATCATATATGTAATTTAATTAAGGATGTAGATGATTCATCTAATAATGTGAATAACACTTCTATAAATTTAGCAAATATGAGTGAAGAAGTATCAGCATCTATGTTACAAGTGAGTGAAACGATAAATGAGATATCGAGAGGAACAATGGAATCTTCAAGTAATCTTGAAGATGTATCTGGTAAGGTTGAAAATTTATCAAAGCAAATAGATAATATATCAAAAATCACAAATAATGTTAATGAAATGGCAATGACAACAGATAATTTAAGTAAGCAAGGGATCGCTACTGTAGAAACTGTAATGCAAAAATCTTATGAAACTAAAATAAGCACAGAAGAAGTTAAAGATGTAGTTACTGAGGTTTCTAATAGCGTAATAAAAATAGGTGCTATGAACGAGACTATAAGCCAAATAACAGAACAAACTAACTTACTTGCTTTAAATGCTGCAATAGAGGCTGCCAGAGCAGGAGAATCAGGAAGAGGTTTTGCTGTTGTAGCTGAAGAAATAAGAAAGCTAGCTGAACAAACATCAGGATCAGCTAAACAAATAGATGAAATAATAAAAGATATAAAAGATAAATCTATATTGGCAGCTAAAACAGTGTCTAAAACGAGTGATACAGTAAAAGGACAAGAAGAAGCTGTACAAGCATCTCAAGGAATATTTACAGATATATTATCAGCAGTAGAAAATTTATCAGATAGTGTAAAAGAAATATATGAAGGTGTAGGATATATTAATACAATGAAAAATGGGGTTGTAGATCAAGTACAAAATCTATCAGCTATACTTGAAGAAACAGCAGCAGGTTCAGAAGAAGTAGCGGCTTCAGCGCAAGAAGTTACAAGAGCAACAGATGAATTTGTAGATAATTCAAATAACTTAAGAGATCTGTCAAATAACCTTAAAGATAAATTAGAAAAGTTTGAAATGTAAAAGAGGGTATTGATTAAGATTAAATAGTTAATAAGAGGGATAAGATATTAAAGGCTTATCCCTTTTTATTGTTATTTGATTTTAAAATTAAAAAAGCTGTAATGTTTTTAGTTATAGAAATGTGTATAATAAATTAGTATAATAACAGTTATGTTTAAGTTAAGAAATCAATTATGTGAAATTAAAAAATGAAAAGGTGAATAAAATTAATGAGAAAATTTAAAAGAGTATATATAGAGATAACCAATATTTGTAATTTAGAATGTGATTTCTGCCCTAAAACAAGCAGAAAATTAAAATTTATGGATGAAGGATCATTTGAACATATTTTAAAATCTGTAAAACCATATAGCGACTATGTTTATTTTCATTTAATGGGAGAGCCATTTTTAAATTCAAATCTTAAAAAGTTTTTAGCATTAAGTGAAAAATATGAAGTAAAAGCTAATA
This genomic interval carries:
- a CDS encoding methyl-accepting chemotaxis protein; the protein is MIVLKSNKKMNTIQKKLLVNITLMVLIPIIILGIMATMLTIKSNNKNFEFNSNTLSNIGENIISNEINYYKDILNSLTESNEFIDINKEYDSLRKEFKLLNQSDENILNIYFANTDGKIVQLLDNEIPANFDPRESEWYKKAEENKNEYLLQNPYVDIITNKNVITISKGVVNGDFKGAIAIDIDLGSLSQALSNIKYGQKGDTVVTDLTGKIVSSIDPNKIGTDEPLEYSTWDYISKNDNGLITIEHNKKTYKAYFMTSQETGWKIIVRVPNEEFRETERFFILLIGIAITILIIIISVFCLKISKSIGGNIKKIREGLDKAANGDFREEIVISTNDEFSILAQSFNDMKNHICNLIKDVDDSSNNVNNTSINLANMSEEVSASMLQVSETINEISRGTMESSSNLEDVSGKVENLSKQIDNISKITNNVNEMAMTTDNLSKQGIATVETVMQKSYETKISTEEVKDVVTEVSNSVIKIGAMNETISQITEQTNLLALNAAIEAARAGESGRGFAVVAEEIRKLAEQTSGSAKQIDEIIKDIKDKSILAAKTVSKTSDTVKGQEEAVQASQGIFTDILSAVENLSDSVKEIYEGVGYINTMKNGVVDQVQNLSAILEETAAGSEEVAASAQEVTRATDEFVDNSNNLRDLSNNLKDKLEKFEM